Proteins encoded by one window of Aliivibrio wodanis:
- a CDS encoding putative uncharacterized protein (No significant database matches): MGTNIVKRPQALGIIDRVSDKTLSGWLMPYDLTPIIKKNIRVFIRGKENKVKLTCHERVDLNKFKDDNQFGCMLKFDTEITLDDLQHMSVFYYFAQQFIEITLHVSLFEAKVDKVSKIQNRLSLEFEFYRADIPRSEEIIAEINDELFRSDPIPVGTLSEDKVAVVGHQNYLFLSGGSNNVDEMYSTEASSQVVEQWHKVIDSRRQALELLGVNYLQLLIPEKQTLLPQYYTRDIKVPSDLYNKVSSHPVVVDTLNELKGYADKSFYKVDSHINTQGAWCVFNACLKALNLEPLENVKLHKANPIAGDLANKLYPGVSALLDNVSQIPSNLFEYKCHISNLPESKPTVVQQSVPEGGGHIGRTITWINPQAQFKKKVLVFGNSFFDFGSQQEHMSWWFAHYFSEFQFVWTPDVDLELVKKVQPDIVIAQTIERFLPICPDC, translated from the coding sequence ATGGGGACTAATATCGTTAAGCGACCTCAAGCTTTAGGTATCATCGATAGAGTCAGTGATAAGACGTTATCGGGCTGGCTCATGCCTTATGATTTAACGCCAATAATTAAGAAGAATATCCGTGTTTTTATTCGAGGGAAAGAAAATAAAGTTAAACTTACTTGCCATGAAAGAGTTGATTTAAATAAATTTAAAGATGACAACCAGTTTGGTTGTATGCTGAAGTTTGATACTGAGATCACACTAGATGATCTTCAGCATATGAGTGTATTTTATTATTTTGCTCAGCAATTTATTGAAATAACACTGCATGTGTCTTTATTTGAAGCCAAAGTGGATAAAGTCAGTAAAATACAAAATCGTCTTTCTTTGGAGTTTGAATTTTATCGTGCGGATATACCTCGTAGCGAAGAAATTATTGCTGAGATTAATGATGAATTGTTTAGAAGTGATCCTATCCCTGTAGGAACTCTGTCTGAGGATAAGGTTGCGGTTGTTGGCCATCAAAACTATTTATTCTTAAGTGGTGGTTCAAATAATGTGGATGAGATGTACAGTACAGAGGCATCATCTCAAGTGGTTGAGCAATGGCATAAGGTTATTGATTCTCGACGCCAAGCATTAGAGTTGCTAGGGGTTAATTACCTACAACTCCTCATTCCAGAAAAGCAAACCCTATTACCTCAATATTATACTCGTGATATCAAGGTTCCTTCTGATTTATACAATAAGGTATCGTCGCATCCTGTAGTCGTTGATACACTTAACGAATTAAAAGGCTATGCGGATAAATCGTTTTATAAAGTAGATTCGCATATTAATACTCAAGGGGCATGGTGTGTGTTTAATGCGTGTTTAAAAGCATTAAATTTAGAGCCTCTTGAGAATGTGAAGTTACACAAAGCAAATCCTATCGCGGGTGATTTAGCGAATAAATTATATCCTGGGGTAAGCGCATTGCTAGATAATGTGAGCCAGATACCAAGTAATTTATTTGAGTATAAATGTCATATATCAAACCTTCCTGAATCTAAGCCAACAGTTGTTCAGCAGTCGGTGCCTGAAGGTGGAGGTCATATTGGACGAACAATTACTTGGATAAACCCTCAAGCGCAGTTTAAGAAGAAGGTGCTAGTATTTGGCAATTCTTTTTTTGATTTTGGTTCGCAGCAAGAGCATATGTCATGGTGGTTTGCCCACTATTTTTCTGAATTTCAGTTTGTTTGGACACCTGACGTTGATCTTGAGTTAGTAAAAAAGGTTCAGCCAGATATTGTTATTGCTCAGACGATTGAGCGTTTTTTACCTATTTGCCCTGATTGTTAA
- a CDS encoding putative glycosyl transferase, family 1 yields MSQVSKQRILLMSHGHPDLNKGGAEMAAYSMFKELESRGEDVFFLARTGLDPHGGAAFSSRNSPREMLFHTTNDDWFLFSNLKTRHLWQEFRDMLLLLKPDVIHLHHYFLLGIEVLQEIRNTLPKCKIIVTLHEYLAICHNKGQMVKTSGKLCYKASSRDCSGCFPEKGPGEFFLREQYIKRMFDVVDHFISPSHFLKQRYADWGVEESRISVIENGQAPRQELPETKQSELTRFAFFGQVNPFKGIDILIEAYLMLPRSVRRNVCVDIHGANFEHQEGEYQQHVKNLLEMAGSQVRFVGGYEPHEMPGLLNKTDWVIVPSKWWENSPIVIQEALNYQVPLIVSDIGGMKEKVEDGVTGIHFRAGKSVELSEVMVSVIKDKSIRDKMSKAITPPLSITECVDLHLPYYGC; encoded by the coding sequence ATGAGTCAAGTAAGTAAGCAACGTATTCTATTGATGTCTCATGGCCATCCTGACCTTAATAAAGGTGGGGCTGAAATGGCGGCTTATAGCATGTTTAAAGAGCTAGAAAGCCGTGGTGAAGATGTGTTTTTTCTTGCTCGAACAGGATTAGATCCTCATGGTGGGGCCGCATTTTCAAGTAGAAATAGCCCAAGAGAAATGTTGTTTCACACCACAAATGATGACTGGTTTTTATTTTCAAATTTAAAAACACGCCATTTATGGCAAGAATTCAGAGATATGCTGTTACTGCTAAAGCCTGATGTAATTCATCTGCATCATTATTTTTTATTAGGTATCGAAGTTCTACAAGAGATACGTAATACCTTACCTAAGTGTAAGATAATAGTAACTTTACATGAATATTTAGCGATATGTCATAACAAAGGACAGATGGTAAAAACCTCAGGAAAGTTATGCTATAAAGCGAGCTCTCGTGATTGTTCTGGCTGTTTTCCTGAAAAAGGACCTGGCGAATTTTTCCTTCGTGAACAGTACATTAAGCGTATGTTTGACGTGGTTGATCACTTTATTTCCCCATCACATTTTTTAAAGCAACGTTATGCTGATTGGGGTGTTGAAGAGTCTCGTATTTCTGTTATTGAAAACGGACAAGCACCTCGACAAGAGTTACCTGAAACAAAGCAAAGTGAACTAACGCGTTTTGCCTTTTTTGGTCAAGTGAACCCATTTAAAGGCATCGATATTCTTATTGAGGCTTATTTGATGCTACCTCGCTCGGTAAGACGTAATGTGTGCGTAGATATTCATGGTGCTAATTTTGAGCATCAAGAAGGTGAGTACCAGCAGCATGTTAAAAACCTTTTAGAAATGGCAGGCAGTCAAGTTCGCTTTGTTGGCGGATACGAACCTCATGAAATGCCTGGGTTATTAAATAAAACAGATTGGGTTATTGTACCGTCAAAGTGGTGGGAGAACTCTCCTATCGTGATTCAAGAAGCGTTAAATTATCAAGTTCCTCTGATTGTCAGTGATATTGGTGGCATGAAAGAAAAGGTTGAAGATGGTGTTACTGGTATTCATTTCAGAGCAGGTAAATCAGTTGAGCTTTCAGAGGTGATGGTTTCTGTTATTAAAGATAAATCGATTCGCGATAAAATGAGTAAAGCGATCACACCACCGTTATCAATTACGGAATGTGTTGACCTGCATTTACCATATTATGGGTGCTAA
- a CDS encoding putative phosphorylcholine metabolizing protein translates to MFSFFKKKPVINEQAVNEPLNNEIINEQADETQSIDAIVEKVIAHINAHPMTHFRSESEGGPLRVNTNNKGRFVRFSLQTDVSFHLDTIEIYNKDGRNIAPGKNTIISSSYDNDLKYSGEGALVGKKNGGCNFHTQREKNPWLIVDLGTVRNLDEIVVYNRSGQFYTRALSLKIESSWDLVSWQPIFDNWSVLKNYQNEGDISPLENALLYAAVLEGTVAKTLINKYRSDNDNESALKIHNLVNGLVRKHGLALGPHGFTQTFELSSPERKKLVFSELALILKVINEDFGAPAFISSGTLLGIVRDGQFIGHDDDVDICYISQVETEEEVLSERIRLMEFLKTKGFNTAFSGIAHYWCHTPKGINLDIFTGFTEEGFCSMNPIGRREVKAEDVLPLQKIQSNGVELYLPRNPEPLLVLNYGPNWKTPDPLWTFNWGKAKQDFQFLYL, encoded by the coding sequence ATGTTTTCTTTCTTTAAAAAGAAGCCTGTAATTAATGAGCAGGCAGTTAATGAACCATTGAATAATGAAATAATTAATGAACAAGCAGATGAAACTCAATCTATCGATGCGATTGTTGAAAAAGTAATCGCACACATTAATGCTCATCCGATGACTCATTTTCGTAGTGAGAGCGAAGGTGGACCATTAAGGGTTAATACTAATAATAAAGGTCGCTTTGTTCGTTTTAGTTTACAAACAGATGTGTCATTTCATTTAGATACGATTGAAATTTATAACAAAGATGGCCGAAATATTGCGCCTGGAAAAAATACGATTATTAGTTCTTCTTATGATAACGATCTTAAATATTCAGGAGAGGGTGCTTTAGTTGGTAAAAAGAATGGTGGCTGTAACTTCCATACTCAACGAGAAAAAAATCCTTGGCTTATTGTTGATCTAGGTACAGTAAGAAACTTAGATGAAATTGTTGTGTATAACCGTAGTGGGCAATTTTATACCCGAGCGTTAAGTTTAAAGATTGAAAGCAGTTGGGATCTTGTATCATGGCAACCTATTTTTGATAATTGGTCGGTGCTAAAAAATTATCAAAATGAAGGTGATATTTCACCATTAGAAAATGCGCTGTTATATGCAGCAGTACTTGAAGGAACTGTTGCTAAAACACTAATTAATAAATATCGCAGTGACAATGATAATGAAAGTGCATTAAAGATACATAATTTAGTTAATGGTTTAGTGAGAAAGCATGGTTTAGCGTTGGGGCCACATGGTTTTACTCAAACATTCGAGTTGAGCAGTCCTGAGCGAAAAAAACTGGTGTTCAGTGAGCTTGCGCTGATCCTAAAAGTGATTAACGAAGACTTTGGTGCACCTGCATTTATTTCGTCTGGCACATTACTTGGTATTGTTCGTGATGGTCAATTTATTGGTCATGACGATGATGTTGATATTTGTTATATCAGTCAGGTTGAAACCGAAGAAGAAGTATTAAGTGAACGTATTCGTTTAATGGAGTTTTTGAAAACCAAAGGCTTTAATACTGCTTTTTCTGGTATTGCTCATTATTGGTGCCACACACCTAAAGGTATAAATTTAGATATTTTTACTGGTTTTACCGAAGAAGGTTTCTGTAGTATGAATCCGATTGGGCGTAGAGAAGTAAAAGCAGAAGATGTTTTACCATTACAAAAAATCCAATCGAATGGGGTTGAGTTGTATTTACCTCGTAACCCAGAGCCATTATTAGTCTTGAACTATGGCCCTAATTGGAAAACGCCAGATCCACTATGGACGTTCAATTGGGGTAAGGCAAAGCAAGATTTTCAGTTTTTATATTTGTAG
- a CDS encoding putative uncharacterized protein (No significant database matches), with protein sequence MKIKLAAIARDEAAYLPEWIFHHLWFGFDEIEVYVNNTVDNSIPLLENIAQKHPVVITNADDLFEKSNGDFQFKAYRELAKKSKEEGFTHLLFLDIDEFWTPLDFETSIHKALEKLNTPQVTCFEWLLHCNEFLFMSCFEDELKVKRSNHVKSLFQLDAPFEKIGAHNIIGSELSYSLADGQSYDFGDDIHCAVLAQEHQLSPVKDFFVIHRMYRSELEYISLLGRGRPSSKKVKNNRSGYYKSTDKMEVVEVAKAPYAAYQKKWIQFVEDLALEKEIRVAQEFITARFDSVLLNAKSAPQDEKALYLKLFRGISLDQVQQTIHEVKESLKLSYTMERFQKEISFRKVIGLVKCKLLILVGKHDQAARYMLEHSLLDPTSVSVESNSVITDIDFALTKSSVKKNAVFYRDMAISLYKRRELDLAKLYIEKARQLAPRDTYICNLESQIKWELVLPKTQGC encoded by the coding sequence ATGAAAATTAAATTAGCAGCAATTGCCCGTGATGAAGCTGCCTATTTGCCTGAGTGGATTTTTCATCACCTTTGGTTTGGGTTTGATGAAATAGAAGTATATGTCAATAATACCGTTGATAACTCAATTCCTTTACTTGAGAACATTGCTCAAAAGCATCCCGTAGTCATTACTAATGCGGATGACCTATTTGAGAAATCGAATGGTGATTTTCAATTTAAAGCTTATAGAGAGTTAGCAAAAAAATCGAAAGAAGAAGGGTTTACTCATTTACTCTTTTTAGATATTGATGAATTTTGGACTCCTTTAGATTTTGAAACCTCAATTCATAAAGCACTTGAGAAATTAAATACGCCTCAAGTGACGTGTTTTGAGTGGCTTCTGCATTGTAATGAATTTTTATTCATGTCTTGCTTTGAAGATGAGTTAAAAGTAAAACGCAGTAATCACGTTAAATCTTTATTTCAGTTAGATGCGCCTTTTGAAAAAATTGGGGCACATAATATTATTGGCTCTGAACTTTCTTATTCACTTGCTGATGGCCAATCATATGATTTTGGTGATGATATTCATTGTGCTGTTTTGGCTCAAGAGCATCAGTTATCACCAGTAAAAGATTTTTTTGTTATCCATCGCATGTACCGCAGTGAGCTTGAATATATTTCTTTGCTTGGTAGAGGTAGACCAAGTAGCAAAAAAGTGAAAAATAATCGTTCTGGGTACTATAAATCGACAGATAAAATGGAAGTTGTTGAGGTAGCAAAAGCCCCTTATGCTGCGTATCAAAAAAAATGGATTCAATTTGTTGAAGATTTAGCGTTAGAGAAAGAAATTAGAGTAGCACAAGAGTTTATTACTGCACGTTTTGACTCTGTGTTATTAAATGCTAAATCTGCACCTCAAGATGAAAAAGCACTGTATTTGAAATTATTTCGTGGCATTTCATTAGATCAAGTACAGCAGACGATTCATGAAGTGAAAGAAAGTTTAAAACTTAGTTATACAATGGAACGTTTTCAGAAAGAGATCTCCTTCCGAAAAGTTATAGGGTTAGTTAAGTGTAAGCTTTTGATCCTTGTTGGTAAGCACGATCAAGCTGCGAGATACATGCTTGAACATTCTTTATTGGACCCTACAAGCGTTTCTGTTGAGAGCAATTCTGTAATCACGGATATTGATTTTGCGTTAACTAAAAGTAGTGTGAAGAAAAATGCGGTTTTTTATCGGGATATGGCGATATCTTTATATAAAAGAAGAGAGCTAGATTTAGCGAAACTGTACATTGAAAAAGCACGTCAATTAGCGCCAAGGGATACCTATATTTGTAATTTAGAGTCGCAAATAAAATGGGAGTTAGTCTTACCAAAAACTCAAGGATGCTAG
- a CDS encoding putative glycosyl transferase, family 2, with protein MLAKIRQRLAKVHWLALLYRKYVRRLPMTSCYADVCRIQHDELSRLSLNSTHVISFIYLLNEENRGHLDSVIRDLTQQSSNHWQLIIIGNNAELLALQTRLELLESDARFKRVGCEDKSSAFYQAVKATEGKLVCFLHHAPKVHCHFVSTLQHYHQQFKTDFYYFDHDHLSESSDRVDPELKPDWNPDLFLSKDNVSQSLVIDREYLLTQEQKNVFSFDGELYRLLVSQISSESVFHIPYVLFHQRLVITETSQEREYKTSLLQELSEQVEPGLIEGSFHIKWPLPKELPLVSIIIPTKNGFDLVKTCLSSLYEKTQYTNFEVILVDNGSDDAEAIQYFSDLAEQGKVNLLSYDAPFNYSAINNFAVKQAKGDVLVFMNNDIEVISEHWLDEMVAQALRPNIGCVGAKLFYPNDLIQHAGVIIGLWGCAGHSHKLASMQDDGYCGRLKLVQNYSAVTAACLAIRKETFWAVGGFNAEDLAVAFNDVDLCLKVEKLGYRNLWTPYAELYHYESISRGPEDTPEKKAREQKEIAYMRNTWKLDEITDPAYNPWLTQIKEDFSIGDV; from the coding sequence ATGCTTGCCAAAATCAGACAGCGATTGGCTAAAGTCCATTGGCTTGCTTTGTTGTATCGAAAATATGTGCGTCGCCTTCCAATGACAAGTTGCTATGCTGATGTTTGTCGAATTCAGCATGATGAGCTTTCAAGGTTATCTTTAAACTCTACTCATGTGATCTCTTTTATTTATCTGTTAAATGAAGAAAACAGAGGGCATCTTGACTCTGTAATTCGAGATTTAACACAGCAATCAAGCAATCATTGGCAATTAATTATTATTGGTAATAATGCTGAGTTATTAGCTCTCCAGACAAGATTAGAACTTTTGGAAAGTGATGCTCGCTTTAAAAGAGTAGGTTGTGAAGATAAATCATCAGCTTTTTATCAAGCAGTGAAGGCAACAGAGGGGAAATTGGTGTGTTTTCTTCATCATGCACCTAAAGTTCATTGTCATTTTGTATCTACCTTACAGCATTACCACCAACAATTTAAAACCGATTTTTATTATTTTGATCATGACCACTTAAGTGAGTCGAGTGACAGGGTAGACCCTGAGTTAAAACCTGATTGGAATCCAGATCTGTTTTTATCTAAAGATAATGTTTCTCAATCATTAGTAATAGATAGAGAGTATTTATTAACTCAAGAGCAAAAAAACGTATTTTCTTTTGATGGTGAATTATACCGTTTGCTAGTAAGCCAAATAAGCAGTGAATCTGTCTTTCATATTCCATATGTACTTTTTCATCAGCGATTAGTGATTACTGAAACAAGTCAAGAAAGAGAGTATAAAACATCTTTATTACAGGAATTATCTGAGCAGGTAGAACCTGGCTTAATTGAAGGCAGTTTTCATATTAAGTGGCCTTTACCTAAAGAATTACCTTTAGTATCGATTATTATCCCAACTAAGAATGGTTTTGATCTTGTAAAAACCTGTTTATCTTCTTTATATGAGAAAACACAATACACTAATTTTGAAGTGATTTTGGTTGATAATGGGTCAGATGATGCGGAGGCTATTCAGTACTTTTCGGATCTTGCTGAGCAAGGCAAAGTGAATTTGCTGTCTTATGATGCACCCTTTAACTATTCTGCTATTAATAATTTTGCGGTTAAACAGGCGAAAGGTGATGTTCTTGTATTTATGAATAATGATATTGAAGTGATATCTGAACATTGGCTTGATGAAATGGTCGCTCAAGCATTACGTCCTAATATTGGTTGTGTTGGTGCAAAGCTTTTTTATCCTAATGATTTAATTCAGCATGCTGGTGTAATTATTGGATTGTGGGGGTGTGCTGGCCATAGCCATAAATTGGCATCGATGCAAGACGATGGCTATTGTGGTCGTTTAAAACTAGTACAGAACTATTCTGCTGTAACCGCAGCGTGTTTAGCGATTAGAAAAGAAACCTTTTGGGCAGTGGGTGGCTTTAATGCTGAAGATTTAGCAGTTGCCTTTAATGATGTTGATTTATGTCTGAAAGTTGAAAAACTAGGCTACCGAAATCTGTGGACTCCATACGCAGAACTTTATCATTATGAGTCAATCAGTCGTGGGCCAGAAGACACACCAGAGAAAAAAGCCAGAGAACAAAAAGAGATAGCTTATATGCGAAATACTTGGAAATTAGACGAGATAACTGACCCTGCGTATAATCCGTGGCTTACTCAAATAAAAGAAGATTTTTCGATAGGTGATGTGTAA
- a CDS encoding putative cytidylyltransferase — MKTVITFGTYDVFHVGHINLIQRAAQFGDRLIVGVSTDKLNFDKKGRYPIYSEDDRMKIINSLRYVNLCFPEESLEKKAEYIQYYKADVLVMGDDWEGRFDHLKEYCEVVYLPRTPSVSTTELIEVISTTARK; from the coding sequence ATGAAAACCGTTATTACTTTTGGCACTTATGATGTCTTCCATGTTGGGCATATTAATTTGATACAACGAGCGGCTCAATTCGGTGATCGATTAATTGTTGGTGTATCAACTGATAAGCTGAACTTCGATAAGAAAGGCCGTTACCCGATTTACTCTGAAGATGATCGAATGAAGATCATTAATAGCTTACGTTATGTGAATTTATGCTTCCCTGAAGAGTCACTAGAGAAAAAAGCAGAGTATATTCAATATTACAAAGCAGATGTTCTTGTTATGGGCGATGATTGGGAAGGTCGATTTGACCACCTAAAAGAATACTGCGAAGTTGTTTATTTACCTCGCACACCATCAGTTTCAACGACTGAATTAATTGAAGTTATTAGCACTACAGCTCGTAAATAG
- a CDS encoding putative glycosyl transferase, family 2 — protein MKGRIKRLLSKTNQSPVHVNVDIVCQYKDHYFVCGWAANTAAPIKTEMQIKGVDGIFPVDLCTYSRSDVVKELKLPSNEYAFGFVGVFDEKAIKDFALASLCVESGVFSFANPTFQTVSHPEKLIIHAGKSLEKVKAFVESHITISWPTLDANHGSPVVDKDIEFLKETLSSVNIHDANFLDDCAQEYLPEIHKVWQKRQALANDAELLSFGDGVVDPIVSIIVPLYGRYDFMQHQIAHFSQDPEFKQVELIYVLDDPRLIHEVKVTAYGVHQIFKMPFKVVLSERNLGFSGANNLGVSYASSDLILLLNSDIIPSKPQWLAHYIAQYRQLDNVGILGATLIYEDDTIQHAGMEFRADSSYPGIWMNHHPLKGVPLAFANLPSVQKVQSTTGACMLMSKALFNEVGGFNPLYVLGDFEDSDLCLKCIDKGLSIYLSGDVVLYHLERLSQNLVDAGDWKFKLTMVNGSYQVHQWQSVIEELTA, from the coding sequence ATGAAAGGTCGAATTAAGCGATTATTAAGCAAAACGAATCAAAGCCCTGTTCATGTGAATGTGGATATTGTCTGTCAGTATAAGGATCATTATTTTGTCTGTGGTTGGGCTGCGAATACAGCAGCACCAATCAAAACAGAAATGCAGATTAAAGGCGTTGATGGTATTTTTCCTGTTGATCTTTGTACTTATTCTCGCTCAGATGTAGTGAAAGAGCTAAAGCTACCATCTAATGAATATGCTTTTGGTTTTGTTGGCGTGTTTGATGAAAAAGCGATTAAAGACTTCGCATTAGCTTCACTTTGTGTTGAAAGTGGTGTTTTTTCTTTTGCTAATCCTACTTTCCAAACGGTCTCTCATCCTGAGAAATTAATTATTCATGCAGGTAAGTCACTTGAAAAAGTGAAGGCATTTGTTGAATCTCACATCACTATTTCTTGGCCAACGCTTGATGCAAATCATGGCTCTCCAGTAGTAGATAAAGATATTGAATTTTTGAAAGAGACGTTATCGAGTGTGAATATCCATGATGCTAATTTTTTGGATGATTGCGCGCAAGAGTACCTTCCTGAAATCCACAAGGTCTGGCAAAAGCGCCAAGCATTAGCTAATGACGCTGAACTGCTCTCTTTTGGTGATGGGGTGGTAGATCCTATCGTTTCGATAATTGTACCGCTTTATGGGCGATACGATTTTATGCAGCACCAAATTGCACATTTTAGCCAAGATCCTGAGTTTAAGCAGGTTGAGTTAATTTATGTATTGGATGATCCGCGCCTTATCCATGAAGTAAAAGTGACAGCTTATGGTGTTCATCAAATCTTTAAAATGCCATTTAAAGTGGTGTTGTCTGAGCGTAATTTAGGCTTTTCTGGTGCTAATAATTTAGGTGTTAGTTACGCATCAAGCGATCTTATTTTATTATTAAACTCCGATATCATTCCCTCTAAGCCACAATGGTTAGCGCATTATATTGCTCAATATCGTCAGCTAGATAACGTTGGCATTCTTGGAGCAACGTTAATTTACGAAGACGATACGATTCAGCATGCAGGAATGGAATTTAGAGCAGATAGCAGTTATCCCGGCATTTGGATGAATCATCACCCATTAAAAGGGGTGCCTTTGGCGTTTGCCAATTTACCAAGCGTGCAAAAAGTACAATCAACAACAGGCGCTTGTATGTTGATGTCTAAAGCACTTTTTAACGAGGTTGGCGGCTTTAACCCATTGTATGTTTTAGGTGATTTTGAAGATTCTGATCTTTGCCTTAAATGTATTGATAAAGGTTTATCTATCTATTTGTCTGGTGACGTAGTGTTGTACCATTTAGAACGCTTGTCTCAAAATTTGGTGGATGCAGGTGATTGGAAGTTTAAATTAACCATGGTCAATGGCAGCTATCAAGTACACCAATGGCAATCTGTTATCGAGGAACTAACCGCATGA